In a genomic window of Paramicrobacterium chengjingii:
- a CDS encoding LytR C-terminal domain-containing protein, producing MGSSHPQDRFDDVPHSSRVGAHRAPGRRSWVGFLWAAIATIVLIALGIFGLSIATDRLNLDQVIPGSSEPSETPTPTQTTQKPTVEPTIDPEALIQVLNGTTTVGLASDVKAALGEGGWTASNVTASNASDDSLEKTVIYYDDDSLEAAARGVAQTLGVEAVEYSTEFSVGDVPQIVVVLGSDYVAEG from the coding sequence ATGGGAAGTTCGCATCCCCAAGATCGATTCGACGACGTACCGCACTCGTCACGAGTCGGCGCGCATCGAGCCCCCGGGCGACGAAGCTGGGTCGGGTTCCTCTGGGCGGCGATCGCCACAATCGTCTTGATCGCTCTGGGTATTTTCGGGCTGAGCATTGCGACGGACCGGTTGAACCTCGACCAGGTCATCCCGGGCTCAAGCGAGCCGAGCGAGACTCCGACACCGACCCAGACGACGCAGAAGCCGACTGTCGAGCCGACCATCGACCCGGAGGCTCTGATTCAGGTGCTCAATGGAACGACGACGGTCGGCCTTGCCAGCGACGTCAAAGCGGCGCTGGGCGAGGGCGGTTGGACAGCATCGAACGTCACAGCAAGCAACGCGAGCGACGACAGCCTCGAGAAGACGGTGATCTACTACGACGACGACTCACTTGAGGCTGCGGCCCGCGGAGTCGCGCAAACACTCGGTGTCGAGGCTGTTGAGTATTCAACGGAGTTCAGCGTCGGCGATGTTCCGCAGATTGTCGTGGTGCTCGGCTCAGATTACGTCGCCGAAGGCTGA
- a CDS encoding DUF3263 domain-containing protein, translating into MASDERNAQAGENESAPLGERDRAILDFERQWWTHAGTKEQAIRQRFDVSSARYYQLLAALIRRPEALVYDPMLVKRLLRIRDQRSAARRRRTSADH; encoded by the coding sequence ATGGCGTCAGACGAGCGAAATGCACAGGCGGGCGAAAACGAGTCCGCCCCGCTTGGCGAGCGCGACAGAGCCATTCTCGACTTTGAGCGACAATGGTGGACGCACGCAGGTACGAAAGAGCAGGCGATCAGGCAGCGTTTCGATGTGTCGTCGGCTCGGTACTATCAACTTCTCGCCGCGCTCATCAGGCGTCCCGAAGCTCTCGTGTACGATCCGATGCTGGTGAAGCGTCTGCTGCGCATACGAGATCAGAGGTCGGCCGCCCGGCGCCGACGCACATCGGCAGACCACTAG
- the msrB gene encoding peptide-methionine (R)-S-oxide reductase MsrB has protein sequence MTENQTKTDEQWRAELSPEQYAVLREAATERPWTGELLDEARAGVYTCAACGAELFKSGTKFDSACGWPSFYESVRPEAVTLTEDRSLGMVRTEVRCAACDSHLGHVFDDGFGTPTGDRYCMNSISLGFTPQS, from the coding sequence ATGACCGAGAATCAGACAAAGACCGATGAGCAGTGGCGCGCCGAGCTGTCCCCCGAGCAGTACGCCGTCTTGCGTGAAGCGGCGACGGAACGCCCATGGACTGGGGAGCTTCTCGACGAGGCCCGCGCGGGGGTCTACACATGCGCAGCATGCGGTGCAGAGCTGTTCAAAAGCGGCACGAAGTTCGACTCCGCGTGCGGATGGCCGAGCTTCTACGAGTCCGTGCGGCCAGAAGCCGTCACTCTCACGGAGGATCGAAGCCTCGGAATGGTGCGCACTGAAGTGCGCTGCGCAGCGTGCGATTCGCACCTGGGCCACGTCTTCGACGACGGTTTCGGCACTCCAACCGGTGACCGCTACTGCATGAACTCGATTTCGCTCGGATTCACGCCGCAGTCGTGA
- a CDS encoding nitroreductase family protein, with protein MSNLIDLITARRSWSKVTDTSPSRDELVRLVAAAGRVADHSGLAPWRLIELRGAARARLGNAIAEAAGDDKPSSKPLRAPLLIALVVSPQPSIKVPVWEQEATASGVAHLLSLLLSDEGWGVMWRTGGQVRSPEVHRMHNLEQHEYLLGWLYVGGRDDARTKRPAAPVDAARFLTSLGDDNESTGRDTRND; from the coding sequence GTGAGCAATCTCATCGACCTGATCACCGCGAGGCGCTCTTGGTCGAAGGTGACAGACACGTCACCGAGCCGTGACGAGCTTGTCCGCCTCGTTGCCGCGGCCGGCCGCGTCGCCGACCACAGTGGCCTTGCGCCGTGGCGTCTCATTGAGTTGCGAGGGGCAGCGCGCGCCCGCCTCGGCAATGCAATTGCCGAGGCGGCAGGTGACGACAAGCCGTCGTCCAAGCCGCTGCGTGCCCCTCTGCTCATCGCCCTTGTCGTGAGCCCTCAGCCCAGCATCAAAGTTCCCGTCTGGGAGCAGGAGGCGACAGCATCCGGTGTCGCGCACTTGCTCAGCCTGTTGCTCTCCGATGAGGGCTGGGGCGTGATGTGGCGCACCGGAGGTCAGGTTCGTTCCCCCGAGGTGCATCGCATGCATAATCTCGAACAGCACGAGTACCTTCTCGGCTGGCTCTATGTCGGCGGACGAGACGATGCACGAACGAAGCGACCCGCAGCGCCCGTCGACGCGGCACGCTTTCTGACTTCCCTCGGCGACGACAACGAAAGCACTGGAAGAGACACACGAAATGACTGA